The Bradyrhizobium ottawaense genome window below encodes:
- a CDS encoding ArsR/SmtB family transcription factor, with protein sequence MENEEAVLALAALAQPTRLEAFQTLVRHEPEGLAAGDLARLLEVPQNTLSAHLAILTRARLVSSERHSRSIVYRANLGEFRDVTLFLLRDCCGGRPEVCDPVVETLQACCSPKRKERSRA encoded by the coding sequence ATGGAAAACGAAGAAGCCGTCCTCGCCCTCGCCGCACTGGCCCAACCGACCCGCCTGGAGGCATTCCAGACGCTGGTCAGGCACGAGCCCGAAGGCCTTGCAGCGGGCGACCTCGCCCGTCTGCTGGAAGTTCCCCAGAACACGCTGTCGGCGCATTTGGCGATCCTGACCCGGGCACGCCTCGTCTCCTCCGAGCGGCACAGCCGCTCGATCGTCTACCGCGCCAATCTCGGCGAATTCCGCGACGTCACGCTCTTCCTGCTGCGCGATTGCTGCGGCGGACGGCCGGAGGTCTGCGATCCCGTCGTCGAGACGCTGCAAGCCTGCTGCTCGCCAAAACGGAAGGAGCGAAGCCGTGCCTGA
- a CDS encoding arsenate reductase ArsC, protein MPDQIYNVLFLCTGNSARSILAESILWKDGTGRFRAFSAGSAPKGTVHPLALRTLESTDYPVDGLRSKSWLEFASADAPVMDFVFTVCDNAAGEACPIWPGQPMTAHWGIEDPAATEGSELEKQAAFVTAFRHLKNRIDTFVNLPLRGIDKLSLGTRLREIGRSEGATSGRSDVA, encoded by the coding sequence GTGCCTGACCAAATCTACAATGTGCTGTTTCTGTGCACCGGCAATTCGGCGCGATCCATCCTGGCCGAGTCGATCCTTTGGAAAGACGGCACCGGCCGCTTTCGGGCCTTCTCCGCCGGCAGCGCGCCAAAGGGCACGGTGCATCCGCTTGCGCTGCGCACGCTTGAGAGCACGGACTACCCCGTCGACGGGCTACGCTCGAAAAGCTGGCTGGAATTCGCGAGCGCCGATGCGCCCGTGATGGATTTCGTCTTCACCGTTTGTGACAACGCGGCCGGAGAAGCCTGCCCGATCTGGCCGGGCCAGCCGATGACGGCGCATTGGGGCATTGAGGACCCTGCCGCGACCGAAGGTTCCGAGCTGGAGAAGCAGGCGGCGTTCGTCACTGCGTTCCGACATCTCAAGAACCGGATCGACACCTTCGTGAACTTGCCGCTGAGGGGCATCGACAAGCTGTCGCTCGGCACCAGGCTGCGCGAGATCGGCCGCTCCGAGGGCGCGACGTCAGGCAGAAGCGACGTGGCGTGA